The Microscilla marina ATCC 23134 genome contains the following window.
CAACAAAAAAAGACACTCAATAATGAGCTGGAACAACACATGGTAGGTGCAGTACCCCAACGTGATGATATTACTATAGTGGGGATTAAACTCTAACATTTCTTATTTAACCTTAAAGTATCTCATATCTTTCGACAAAATATTATGATAGTTGCATTGCACTACAATATATTTGTAGGCAAATTTCAAATATGTTGGCATTTAAAATAATTGAGCCCAATATATTTTTATAAACAAAAAGTTTTAATTTGTTTTAGTTTACAACAACATTATTAATTCAATAGATATATGAGATTATACGAAGATATTAATCTGGATGAAACAGAATCTTTTGAAAGAGTAATAACCGAGGATATGGTCAAACATTTTGCAGAAATATCGGGCGATAATAACCCGCTGCACTTAGATGAAGAATTTGCCAAGACAACTCAATTCAAATCCAGAATTGTGCATGGAGCACTGCTTTCCAGCCTTATTTCTGCTACTTTGTTTAAGTTTGCGGGTACTGGTGCTATCTATAGCTCTCAAGAGGTACGTTTTCTGCGTCCGGTATACCTGGGCGATAAAGTAGTTGTCACTGTAAAAGTGATGAGTAAAGAAGTAAAACGCCGCAATGGTATTGTGCACTTATATGCCAAGTGTGTCAACTCGCAGGGCAAAATCGTACTTGATGGCAAGAGTGAAATCATTGCCCCCCGCCGCGAAGCTTAATCGTAGCCAGGCGTTGATAGCTTATATCCTACATTTGAGCAAGTAAAAACCTACTAACCAGTGGTTTAACAGTATTTTAACAGCCATTCTCTCCTTCCGTTAAACATTTTTAAATCGAAATGTAGTTTATTTGTAGTAAATACAAATTTATTGAGGTTTGAAACAGCTTCCATTACACTTTTGTTATTAAAAGCAATAAGCTGTTAACCTATCACACAGGTTCTATACAAGGGCAGGTTTAATACACATACAATGTTGTCCCTTTTTTTGCAAAGAGATGCCATGCTTTAAGCCTACCCTAACCGTCGAAATTTTAGCACAAATGAATATAGGCATTGTTTGTTACCCCACCTTTGGTGGGAGTGGTGTAGTAGCTACTGAACTGGGTAAGGCGCTTGCTCAAAAAGGGCATAAGGTTCATTTTATTACTTACTCACAACCTGTTCGTCTCGATTTCTTCAACGAAAATCTTTTCTATCATCAGGTATACATCCCCAATTATCCACTATTTCAGTATCGTCCTTACGAGTTGGCATTGACCAGCAAAATGGTCAATGTGGTGAAATACGAAAAGCTGGACTTGCTTCATGTACATTATGCCATCCCTCATGCATCGGCGGCATATATGGCAAAACAAATTCTTAAATCAGAAGGCATTAGCATTCCGGTCATTACCACCCTGCACGGTACTGATATTACCCTGGTAGGCAAAGACCCTTCGTTTGCGCCAGTGGTTACGTTCAGCATCAACGAATCGGACGGAGTAACTGCCGTGTCTGAAAGCTTGCGCAAAGATACGTACAGCCATTTTAAAATACGCAACGGTATTGAGGTGATTCCCAACTTTATAGACCTCGAACGGTTCAAGAAACAAAAGAAAGAACATTTTAAAAGGGCCATTTGCCCTCACGGCGAAAAGCTGCTGGTACATACCTCTAACTTTCGTAAGGTAAAACGCATAGAGGATGTGCTGTATACCTTTAGTAAGGTGGTGAAAGAAATACCCGCCAAGTTGTTGTTGGTAGGCGATGGCCCGGAGCGCAGCAATCTGGAAGCGCTTTGTCGTGAATTGGGCACTTGCGAAGATGTGAGTTTTATAGGCAAGATAGACGCCGTAGAGGAAGTACTCTCGGTGTCAGACTTGTTTTTGATGCCTTCAGAAAAAGAAAGTTTTGGGCTTGCTGCACTGGAAGCCATGGCTTGCGAAGTACCTGTGGTGTCGTCAGACGCGGGCGGAATACCTGAAGTGAATGTACATGGCAAAACCGGGTTTATCAGTAAAATAGGCGATGTAGAAGATATGGCAAAAAATGCCCTTTTTGTATTAGATGATGATAACCTGCCCTCATTTAAAGCCAATGCCCTGGCAAGAGCTAAAGAATTTGACCTAAGCCAGATTTTACCTTTGTATGAAGGCTATTACCACAAAATAGTGGAAAAGGTAAAGGGAGCAAAAGTATAAAGTGCTTATTAGGTAAACCGATCCTAGCGAGTTTATAAATTCTCCGAATCAAGTTCGGAGTGCTCAACCTTTTCGGTTAACTTCAAACAAGCGCTTAGTATAAACAGCCAATAAACAAATAACCCCCATAAGATGATTTTTTATGGGGGAGGAGGTGTATATTTATAAGTAAGTTGGACTAATTTCTGTCTGAAAAATCCTGGACACAATTATAACGATACTTTTTGTGAGGCTCTATAGCTACCCCCACATATTTATAAGTAGGGTCAAGTATGGTTTTGCGGTGCCCCAACGAAGGTATGCCATCGTCTATCAATAATTGTAATACAATGCCTAAGGCATCGTTGTGCCCGTAAGAACAGTTTTCGGCAATGGCACCAGACACATATCTGCGCAAGCGTTTTACAAAACTGGTTCCATCACTAGAGTTATGTCCCACCTCTCCGGTGGTGCCCATGTCTTTGGCGTGGAACAAAGCAGCCTTGGTCAATTTTTCGGAAGGCAACAAAGGTACCACCCCTTTAGTTTTACGCAAATCGGCATACAACGACTTTACGTATCGGTTGCCTTGCATCCCTTTGTCTGCCACATATTTATCAAGATACTTTTTGATAAACTGATTACCATCGTGGCGTGCTACGTTCATGAGGTATATTACCTGAGCTTCGGTAGCATCAAGATAGCTTACCCCTTGGGCAGTGTGTAGGTTTTGGGCGTTGCCCGTGCTAAACAACAAAGTGATTAATATAGTTGTAAAAAGGTGTTTCATAGGTTTATTAAGTTGTGATCGTATAAGGGTATACGTGCCAGCATTATGCCAGTACTGCAAAAACCGACCAATAGGAGCATATTTTATACAAAACAAAGAAAGTAAATTGATTGTTTTAAATTGTATAATATAAAGATGAAAAAGGTTGTAAACCTCCTCAAGAGCCAAGCAGTTTACGACTTGTTTGGCATTAAAAGCAACTATATAGAGACTCAAGTCAGGTATTTTCAACAAAAACAGAGGTGGATGACCTAGAGGTTTTATTGAATTATTTAAAGAGCCATTCTTCTAACGCTTGTGTCCAGCACAGTAAATTCAAGATTGTCTATCCGTTTTTTGAAAAAACAGAAAGTTTATAAATACCGCTTCCCCGTGTTGATCTTAAGGCGTTAGCCTAACCTATGAGCCCAACCATTCCGGCGAATGACGGAACACTTGCCAACCCTAAAGTGAGTGCATAAGGTTTTTCAAAAATAAGTTGGTTTTTAAATTGTTGAGCGGCGTTGCTCAGGTCACCCTGCGGTAAGACCCTCGCTAGGGGTAGAAAGTTTTTAACCTTCGTGCAATGGCAAGTTGTAGCCAATAGTCTCCTGACTCCCAACGATTGACTCCCAACTAACCTCTATTGTCAAGCATAAAGCCGGGAGACTTACCCCAGTAAGGCGACCTAGCCTTGGTAGGATTGAAGGGATGAGGGAAGAAGCCTATTTGTGCCAGAAGGGTAGGTTACGCATGGGCGTTGAAACTATTTGAAACCACCCAATACAAAGTTTCAAATAGTGGCAAACCCGATGTTAGTAGGTAAACTCCGGGTTTAAACGCAGGGACAAATAGTTTTGGCAAGCGTGGGGCATGTCCCCGACTTAATCATTGACTATCAAATATTTAGCACTAGCAGCATCCCCGCGCCCAAAGCAGGGACACCACCAAAAAATAAGTATACAAAAAGTAAACGTGCCCACGTTGGGCTTGCATGGCTGAGGTGCTTCCCCTTACCTTTGTGCTCATAATTTTAATCTTTTTTATCCAACACTTAAACAAGGCTTATGACCTAAGCCCGCCAAAGATATGCATACACCTAAAAAAAACAACCAACACAACAGCATCCCCTATTCATCTACCATGCAATACTCTGGTAGCCCTTACAAAAGTAAGATGACGCCTGTACCCTCCAAACACCGCAATATAGACAGGAGTGCAGCGCGCAACAAACAGTTTGCTCACCTGGCAACGCTCGCCCCCACCCCAAAAAGCACTACCGGGGGCTACTACAGCCGCA
Protein-coding sequences here:
- the bshA gene encoding N-acetyl-alpha-D-glucosaminyl L-malate synthase BshA, whose amino-acid sequence is MNIGIVCYPTFGGSGVVATELGKALAQKGHKVHFITYSQPVRLDFFNENLFYHQVYIPNYPLFQYRPYELALTSKMVNVVKYEKLDLLHVHYAIPHASAAYMAKQILKSEGISIPVITTLHGTDITLVGKDPSFAPVVTFSINESDGVTAVSESLRKDTYSHFKIRNGIEVIPNFIDLERFKKQKKEHFKRAICPHGEKLLVHTSNFRKVKRIEDVLYTFSKVVKEIPAKLLLVGDGPERSNLEALCRELGTCEDVSFIGKIDAVEEVLSVSDLFLMPSEKESFGLAALEAMACEVPVVSSDAGGIPEVNVHGKTGFISKIGDVEDMAKNALFVLDDDNLPSFKANALARAKEFDLSQILPLYEGYYHKIVEKVKGAKV
- a CDS encoding MaoC family dehydratase, with product MRLYEDINLDETESFERVITEDMVKHFAEISGDNNPLHLDEEFAKTTQFKSRIVHGALLSSLISATLFKFAGTGAIYSSQEVRFLRPVYLGDKVVVTVKVMSKEVKRRNGIVHLYAKCVNSQGKIVLDGKSEIIAPRREA
- a CDS encoding CAP domain-containing protein, with the protein product MKHLFTTILITLLFSTGNAQNLHTAQGVSYLDATEAQVIYLMNVARHDGNQFIKKYLDKYVADKGMQGNRYVKSLYADLRKTKGVVPLLPSEKLTKAALFHAKDMGTTGEVGHNSSDGTSFVKRLRRYVSGAIAENCSYGHNDALGIVLQLLIDDGIPSLGHRKTILDPTYKYVGVAIEPHKKYRYNCVQDFSDRN